The following are encoded together in the Pedobacter steynii genome:
- a CDS encoding efflux transporter outer membrane subunit, with translation MKTYINKLAPIVILALLAGCKVSKDVVIPKASIPENFRNAASADSTSIAALSLKQFFTDATLQNLLDTALIRNYDLQIALKNMEAADVLFKQSKLGNLPELNLNITANSNRPSDNSLNGLSAGQFLKTKHVEDYNANLALSWEADIWGKIRSQKQAALATYLQTAEAKKAVQTRLISNVAQGYYRLLMMDEQMAVAKRNLALSDSTLRIIHMQFDAGQVTSLAIQQAEAQQLVAAQLIPELEQNISIQENALSILAGQLPGALARTASLNKISFPEQLSAGFPSAMVSRRPDVKSAELSLNISNAQVGIAKAGLYPSLSITASGGLNAFKASNWFNIPASLFGTVAGGITQPIFQRRQLRTQYETAKINREKTVIQFRQSVLNAVGEVSDELVKIEKLKQQYSIAQNRVSTLQQAVKNANLLFKNGMANYLEVITAQSNSLQSELELATIKTAQLNASVELYRALGGGF, from the coding sequence ATGAAAACATATATAAATAAACTTGCCCCGATTGTAATACTCGCATTACTTGCAGGATGTAAAGTTTCAAAAGATGTGGTAATCCCTAAAGCTAGCATTCCTGAAAATTTCAGGAATGCTGCATCAGCAGATTCGACCAGTATTGCGGCACTTAGCCTGAAACAGTTTTTTACAGATGCGACGCTTCAAAACTTGCTGGACACTGCTTTAATCAGAAATTACGACCTGCAAATTGCTTTGAAAAATATGGAAGCTGCCGATGTGTTGTTTAAACAGTCGAAATTGGGAAACCTTCCGGAACTGAACCTCAACATTACGGCAAATTCAAACCGCCCTTCAGATAACAGTCTCAATGGATTGAGTGCAGGTCAGTTTTTAAAAACGAAACACGTTGAAGACTACAATGCAAACCTGGCACTTAGCTGGGAAGCAGATATATGGGGCAAAATCAGAAGCCAGAAACAGGCTGCATTGGCCACCTATCTGCAAACTGCAGAAGCTAAAAAAGCAGTGCAGACACGCTTAATCTCAAATGTGGCTCAGGGATATTACCGCCTCCTGATGATGGATGAGCAAATGGCCGTTGCCAAAAGAAACCTGGCTTTAAGTGACAGTACCCTGAGGATCATTCACATGCAGTTTGATGCCGGACAGGTAACTTCCTTAGCCATTCAGCAGGCGGAAGCACAACAACTGGTTGCTGCCCAGCTGATCCCTGAACTGGAACAAAACATCAGCATCCAGGAAAATGCCCTGAGCATTCTGGCAGGTCAGCTTCCGGGAGCACTGGCCAGAACCGCCAGCTTAAATAAAATCAGTTTTCCGGAACAACTTTCAGCCGGTTTCCCCTCAGCAATGGTCAGCAGAAGACCAGATGTGAAAAGTGCAGAATTGTCTTTGAACATTTCCAATGCCCAGGTAGGGATCGCGAAAGCCGGTTTGTATCCTTCACTGAGCATCACGGCCAGTGGAGGTCTGAACGCTTTCAAAGCAAGCAACTGGTTCAACATCCCGGCTTCCTTGTTTGGAACGGTAGCAGGGGGGATCACCCAACCGATTTTTCAGCGCAGACAATTGAGAACACAATATGAAACCGCAAAGATTAACCGTGAAAAAACCGTAATTCAATTCAGACAATCGGTATTAAATGCGGTAGGTGAAGTTTCTGATGAACTTGTTAAAATTGAGAAGCTTAAACAACAATACTCCATTGCACAAAATAGGGTGAGCACCTTACAGCAGGCGGTAAAAAATGCCAACCTATTGTTTAAAAACGGAATGGCCAATTACCTGGAAGTAATCACGGCTCAAAGCAATTCTCTGCAAAGTGAATTGGAACTGGCTACGATAAAAACAGCCCAACTCAACGCTTCAGTAGAGCTTTATCGCGCTCTGGGGGGTGGCTTTTAG
- a CDS encoding RNA polymerase sigma factor, with product MLFNRPKGYTESELLDEIAGGNESAFNLLYEKYAGKVYTMGIKYLKSPFLAQDAVQEIFVKVWNNRAQLPQLNSFPAWLTTISRNQLINELQKQIPMETLETFHPDETDVAGPSAGNDVDFRELEQLIRKGIESLPPRQQQIYKLSREEGLSHKQISEQLSISYDVVREHMSKALKNLRIFLESNYRYMLLIWLFSRNN from the coding sequence GTGTTATTTAATAGACCCAAAGGTTATACCGAATCAGAATTGCTGGATGAAATTGCAGGGGGCAATGAATCTGCATTTAACCTGTTATACGAAAAGTATGCAGGTAAGGTATATACTATGGGCATCAAATACCTCAAATCCCCCTTCCTTGCTCAGGATGCCGTACAGGAAATCTTTGTGAAGGTATGGAACAACAGGGCGCAATTGCCTCAGCTGAACAGTTTTCCTGCCTGGTTGACGACCATTTCCAGAAACCAGCTCATCAATGAGCTTCAAAAACAGATTCCAATGGAAACCCTGGAAACCTTTCATCCGGATGAAACAGATGTAGCTGGCCCCTCCGCAGGTAATGATGTGGATTTCCGCGAGCTGGAACAACTGATCCGAAAAGGCATCGAAAGCCTTCCACCGCGTCAGCAGCAGATCTATAAACTCAGCCGGGAAGAAGGATTAAGCCATAAACAGATCTCGGAACAACTCAGCATTTCCTATGATGTGGTCAGGGAACACATGAGCAAGGCCCTTAAGAATCTCCGGATATTTTTGGAAAGCAATTACCGCTATATGCTATTGATATGGCTGTTTTCCAGAAATAATTAA
- a CDS encoding FecR family protein: MTPETFKSLLAGHHSGTLTAQEKQQLLSLLHDPQYQEELQGLFTEDLSDEDFQVTARKEELDMVYERIKLQTTVQEPKVISLRPLRWAAAAVVLISVTVGAYYLNSKYNKEVLPLEFAGQKGEYIKPGGNKAILTLSDGSHIALDDVANGEIAKESGVQITKTADGRLLYAARPGLSHVKVGYNSIATPKGGQYRIALPDGTMVWLNAASSLKYPSAFVGKERKVELSGEAYFEVTKNKAMPFMVKTRQQEVEVLGTHFNINAYDDEHGVKTTLIEGSVKVKLPSNKSVLLKPGEQAEVLADIKVSPVDANAVIDWKQGLFWFNDESIFSIMRQFSRWYNIEVEYRGDVSNIRFGGQVSRMKNLSQVLRIMELTRSVEFKVVGNKIIVMPYTSKNERQD; this comes from the coding sequence ATGACACCAGAAACATTTAAATCACTTTTAGCAGGTCACCATTCCGGTACCCTGACTGCACAGGAAAAGCAACAGCTTCTATCGCTATTGCATGACCCGCAGTACCAGGAAGAGCTGCAAGGTCTCTTTACAGAAGATTTATCTGATGAGGATTTTCAGGTTACGGCCAGAAAAGAAGAATTGGATATGGTTTATGAGCGTATAAAATTGCAAACCACGGTTCAGGAGCCAAAGGTAATTTCTCTGCGTCCGCTAAGATGGGCAGCAGCAGCTGTTGTGCTGATTTCGGTAACCGTTGGTGCGTATTACCTGAACTCAAAATACAATAAGGAAGTCCTTCCGTTGGAATTTGCCGGTCAGAAAGGAGAGTACATTAAACCTGGAGGCAACAAAGCAATACTGACTTTATCCGATGGTTCTCATATTGCTCTGGACGATGTGGCCAATGGTGAAATTGCAAAAGAATCAGGTGTTCAGATTACAAAAACTGCAGACGGGAGATTACTTTATGCTGCCCGTCCGGGATTGAGCCATGTAAAAGTCGGATACAATAGCATTGCCACGCCAAAAGGGGGGCAATACCGCATTGCACTTCCGGATGGAACCATGGTTTGGCTAAACGCCGCTTCATCTCTGAAATATCCATCCGCATTTGTGGGTAAAGAAAGAAAAGTTGAACTCAGCGGAGAAGCTTATTTTGAAGTGACAAAAAATAAAGCCATGCCTTTTATGGTAAAAACCAGGCAGCAGGAAGTGGAGGTATTGGGAACTCACTTCAATATCAATGCGTATGATGATGAACACGGCGTGAAAACAACGCTGATTGAAGGAAGTGTAAAAGTGAAACTCCCTTCCAATAAATCAGTACTGCTTAAACCTGGAGAACAAGCTGAAGTCTTAGCAGATATAAAGGTGAGCCCGGTGGATGCCAATGCCGTTATAGATTGGAAACAAGGCTTGTTTTGGTTTAATGATGAAAGTATTTTCAGCATCATGCGTCAGTTTTCAAGATGGTATAATATTGAAGTAGAATATAGGGGAGATGTGAGCAATATCCGTTTCGGCGGGCAGGTATCGAGGATGAAAAATTTATCTCAGGTCCTCCGGATTATGGAGCTCACAAGATCCGTAGAGTTCAAAGTGGTAGGAAACAAAATTATCGTGATGCCGTATACTTCAAAAAATGAAAGACAAGACTAA
- a CDS encoding protein-disulfide reductase DsbD N-terminal domain-containing protein produces the protein MKNLFLFAVGLLFSMTASSQILKPVKWSYAAKKTSKTEATLYLKATVDEGWHLYSQNIPDGGPVKTSFKFSPAKTYKLSGKTTEPKPIVKFEKAFDMNVGYFENSVIFQQKIKLTGANATVKGTLEYMVCDDSQCLPPETVEFSIPVK, from the coding sequence ATGAAAAACCTATTCTTATTTGCTGTCGGATTACTTTTCAGCATGACCGCCAGCAGCCAGATTTTAAAGCCGGTAAAATGGAGCTATGCAGCAAAAAAAACTTCTAAAACGGAAGCGACGCTATACCTTAAAGCAACAGTAGATGAAGGCTGGCACCTGTATTCCCAGAATATCCCTGATGGCGGTCCGGTAAAAACATCTTTCAAATTCAGTCCGGCAAAAACCTATAAGCTGAGTGGTAAAACTACAGAACCAAAACCGATTGTTAAGTTTGAAAAAGCTTTTGACATGAATGTAGGTTATTTTGAGAACTCAGTAATCTTCCAGCAAAAAATCAAATTGACTGGTGCAAATGCAACAGTTAAAGGCACTTTGGAATATATGGTTTGTGATGATTCTCAATGCCTTCCTCCAGAAACAGTTGAATTTTCTATCCCGGTAAAGTAA
- a CDS encoding protein-disulfide reductase DsbD family protein, with the protein MTLNNYQTSIKMLVLGLLMLFGSVTTGYSRQADTSLADIEFTEIKPDSGTKDSVTATVVTKAKDSAAAPVADADKALLKKEEKQSLTGIFIAGFIGGLAALLMPCIFPMLPLTVSFFTKGSQTKGKAVSRAMFYGFSIIVIYVVLGLLVTVLFGADALNSLSTNGIFNFLFFILLLIFAISFLGAFEITLPSSWVNKMDANSDKGGLAGLFFMAGTLALVSFSCTGPIIGTLLVQAATSGALLGPAIGMFGFSFALAIPFALFAMFPSWLSALPKSGGWLNSVKVVLGFLELALAMKFLSNVDLAYHWNWFDREVFLVLWIVIFGLMGIYLLGKLKFSHDSPVNFISVPRLLIAIIVLSFTVYMIPGLWGAPLRSVSAFLPPQATQDFDLYTATLTGNSSGPAEKHKEGPHKYADIFHAPLNLNVFFDYEEGMAYAKEVNKPVMIDFTGHACVNCRKMEANVWPDKSVFSKLNNDYVIIQLYVDDKTELAEKEKFKSKFSGKAINTIGNKWSDFQAARFNSNSQPFYVLLGHDGQLLSPPTGANYNAEEYLEFLNNGLKTFHK; encoded by the coding sequence ATGACTTTAAATAATTATCAGACGAGCATAAAAATGCTCGTCCTGGGACTACTCATGCTTTTTGGTTCGGTAACTACTGGTTATTCGAGACAGGCAGATACCTCCCTGGCGGACATAGAATTTACTGAAATTAAACCAGATAGCGGCACTAAAGATAGTGTTACAGCTACAGTAGTAACCAAGGCAAAAGACAGCGCTGCTGCCCCTGTTGCGGATGCGGATAAAGCCCTGCTCAAAAAGGAAGAAAAGCAGAGTCTGACCGGAATTTTTATTGCGGGCTTCATTGGCGGTCTTGCCGCACTATTGATGCCTTGTATCTTTCCCATGCTCCCCTTAACGGTTAGCTTTTTTACTAAAGGAAGTCAGACTAAAGGGAAAGCAGTCAGCAGGGCCATGTTTTACGGCTTCTCTATCATCGTGATCTATGTGGTTTTAGGATTACTGGTGACCGTACTCTTCGGTGCTGATGCCCTGAACAGTTTGTCGACCAATGGAATTTTCAACTTCCTGTTCTTTATTTTGCTGTTGATCTTTGCCATATCTTTTCTGGGCGCATTTGAAATTACCCTGCCATCTTCCTGGGTAAATAAAATGGATGCCAATTCTGATAAAGGCGGACTGGCAGGATTATTCTTTATGGCGGGTACACTTGCCCTGGTTTCCTTTTCCTGCACCGGTCCGATTATCGGAACTTTACTGGTTCAGGCGGCAACGAGTGGCGCATTATTAGGACCGGCAATCGGTATGTTCGGTTTTTCTTTTGCCCTGGCTATTCCTTTTGCGTTGTTTGCGATGTTCCCATCCTGGTTAAGTGCATTACCTAAATCGGGCGGCTGGTTAAACAGTGTAAAGGTAGTACTGGGCTTCCTGGAATTGGCACTGGCGATGAAATTTTTAAGCAACGTAGACCTTGCATACCATTGGAACTGGTTCGACAGAGAAGTCTTTCTGGTACTTTGGATTGTCATCTTCGGACTGATGGGAATATACCTGCTGGGGAAACTTAAATTCTCCCACGACAGCCCGGTTAATTTTATTTCTGTTCCCAGGTTGCTGATCGCTATCATCGTATTGTCTTTCACCGTTTACATGATTCCAGGGTTGTGGGGAGCACCATTGAGATCAGTATCTGCATTTCTGCCTCCTCAGGCTACTCAGGATTTTGACTTATATACTGCCACATTAACCGGCAACTCTTCCGGTCCTGCGGAAAAACACAAGGAGGGGCCTCATAAATATGCAGACATCTTCCATGCGCCCTTAAACCTGAACGTATTCTTCGATTATGAGGAAGGAATGGCTTATGCCAAAGAGGTGAATAAGCCGGTGATGATCGATTTTACCGGTCATGCCTGTGTGAACTGCAGAAAAATGGAAGCGAATGTATGGCCGGATAAATCCGTATTCAGTAAACTCAATAACGATTATGTAATCATTCAGTTATATGTTGACGATAAGACTGAGCTGGCGGAGAAGGAAAAGTTTAAATCAAAATTCAGCGGTAAAGCAATCAACACTATTGGAAATAAATGGAGTGATTTCCAGGCAGCGAGATTCAATTCGAATTCGCAACCGTTTTATGTTCTGCTTGGGCATGACGGCCAGCTGCTGAGCCCACCTACAGGTGCAAATTACAATGCAGAGGAATACCTTGAATTCCTCAATAATGGCTTAAAAACTTTTCATAAATAA
- a CDS encoding zinc-dependent metalloprotease: protein MKRISLITLVLLVAGFQGFTQRNPKKNAAPAQGPAANPNAVNRPPAGNGPKPYAEVITAKAKTDKGLFKVHNVEDRYFFEIPDSLLNRDILIVNRISKAAAGNRSQMMGYGGDQIGDNVISFQKGPANKLFIKSISYGERSQDTTAQGLYKSVMNSNVQPLVASFDIKALAKDSVSGAKGVVIDVTEYMNSDNEIFFFDPQVKKALSLGGMMADRSYIKEIKAYPLNIEIRTLKTYSKSAPQMPGGMPSAGSATPATYELNSSMVLLPSSQMKARYFDPRVGYFATGFVDFDSNPQGVKNLSLITRWRLEPKNEDVEKYKRGELVEPKKQIIYYIDPATPKKWVPYLIQGVNDWQIAFEKAGFKNAIVAKEAPADPAWSLEDARHNVIVYKPSDIPNASGPHVHDPRTGEILETHVNWYHNVMLILRNWYLIQAAAVDPAARKMTFDDKLMGELIRFVSSHEIGHTLGLRHNFGSSATVPVEKLRNKQWVEKNGHTPSIMDYARFNYVAQPEDNISSKGIFPRIGDYDLWAIEWGYKWMPEFKGPQEELASSNQSIIKRTSSDKRLVFGTESDSNDPRNQSEDLGDNAMLASSYGIKNLKRILPNLLTWSKEPNEGYQNAKTLYSELVGQYGRYMGHVVKNIGGIYSTPKAVEESGASFVAVPYATQKEAMTFLNTQLFTSPTWLINKELIERTGVNPVDVFQGIQKSTLNRLLNAGNIGKLINAEVMSGAKAYTAENMFADLKSGIWSELYSHKNIDVYRRNLQKAYVDNLSKLLVAPAASPGAFPGMRSADPTSTDVSSIGRAHMAGLAKDIRLAIPAATGMSKYHLQDLLVRINNALNPKS from the coding sequence ATGAAAAGAATAAGTTTGATCACACTGGTGCTTTTAGTCGCCGGTTTTCAGGGTTTTACTCAACGAAATCCAAAGAAAAATGCAGCTCCGGCACAAGGCCCGGCTGCAAACCCGAATGCGGTTAACCGTCCGCCTGCAGGAAACGGACCTAAGCCTTATGCAGAAGTGATCACTGCTAAAGCAAAAACAGACAAAGGACTGTTTAAAGTACATAACGTAGAAGACCGTTACTTCTTCGAAATCCCGGATTCACTATTAAACAGAGATATCCTGATCGTCAACAGGATCAGTAAAGCTGCCGCCGGCAACCGTTCTCAGATGATGGGTTATGGGGGCGACCAGATTGGCGACAATGTGATCTCCTTTCAAAAAGGACCTGCAAACAAATTATTTATAAAAAGCATTTCTTATGGCGAACGTTCTCAGGATACCACTGCTCAGGGATTGTATAAATCAGTAATGAACTCCAATGTTCAGCCACTGGTGGCTTCATTTGACATCAAAGCACTGGCTAAAGACTCCGTTTCAGGAGCTAAAGGTGTCGTGATTGATGTAACTGAATACATGAATAGCGACAATGAGATTTTCTTTTTTGATCCGCAGGTAAAAAAAGCATTGTCTTTAGGTGGGATGATGGCCGACAGGAGTTATATCAAAGAAATCAAAGCCTATCCACTCAACATTGAGATCCGTACTTTGAAAACTTATTCCAAATCGGCCCCTCAGATGCCAGGTGGAATGCCTTCCGCAGGAAGTGCTACACCAGCGACTTATGAACTGAACAGTTCTATGGTCCTGCTGCCTTCCTCACAGATGAAAGCCCGGTATTTTGACCCCCGTGTAGGTTATTTCGCAACCGGATTTGTAGACTTTGACTCGAACCCGCAGGGAGTAAAGAACCTTTCCCTGATCACGAGATGGAGATTAGAGCCTAAAAACGAGGATGTAGAGAAATACAAAAGAGGGGAACTGGTAGAGCCTAAAAAACAAATCATTTATTACATCGACCCTGCGACCCCTAAAAAATGGGTGCCTTATCTGATTCAAGGCGTAAACGACTGGCAGATTGCTTTTGAGAAAGCAGGATTTAAAAATGCTATTGTAGCCAAAGAAGCACCGGCAGATCCTGCATGGAGCCTGGAAGATGCCAGACATAACGTAATTGTGTACAAACCATCAGATATTCCTAATGCAAGCGGACCACATGTACATGATCCACGTACCGGTGAAATTCTGGAAACTCATGTTAACTGGTATCATAATGTAATGCTGATCCTCAGGAACTGGTACCTGATTCAGGCGGCCGCGGTAGACCCTGCAGCCAGAAAAATGACTTTTGATGATAAGCTGATGGGAGAACTGATCCGTTTTGTCTCTTCACATGAAATCGGTCATACCCTTGGACTTCGGCATAACTTTGGCTCCTCAGCTACCGTACCTGTAGAGAAATTAAGGAACAAACAATGGGTGGAGAAAAATGGACATACACCTTCAATTATGGATTATGCCCGTTTCAATTATGTCGCTCAACCAGAAGACAACATCAGCTCTAAAGGAATTTTCCCAAGAATCGGAGATTACGATTTATGGGCAATAGAATGGGGTTATAAATGGATGCCTGAATTCAAAGGCCCTCAGGAGGAACTGGCCAGCTCTAACCAATCCATTATCAAGCGGACTTCTTCAGACAAACGCCTTGTTTTTGGAACAGAGAGCGATTCCAATGATCCGCGCAACCAAAGCGAAGACCTCGGCGACAATGCGATGCTGGCTTCTTCTTATGGAATCAAAAACCTGAAACGCATTTTGCCCAATCTCCTGACCTGGAGTAAAGAGCCTAATGAAGGTTATCAGAATGCGAAAACCTTATATTCTGAGTTGGTTGGGCAATATGGCCGCTATATGGGACATGTGGTTAAAAATATAGGAGGGATCTATTCCACTCCAAAAGCGGTAGAAGAAAGTGGTGCTTCTTTTGTTGCAGTTCCATATGCCACGCAAAAGGAAGCAATGACCTTTTTAAATACACAGTTATTTACCAGCCCAACCTGGTTAATTAATAAAGAATTGATTGAACGTACAGGAGTTAACCCTGTTGACGTTTTTCAGGGGATTCAGAAAAGCACATTAAACAGGCTGCTGAATGCCGGTAATATTGGCAAACTAATCAATGCAGAGGTAATGAGTGGTGCCAAAGCCTATACCGCAGAGAATATGTTTGCCGACCTTAAAAGCGGAATCTGGTCTGAGCTATACAGCCATAAAAACATCGACGTATACAGAAGAAACCTTCAGAAAGCTTATGTTGACAACCTGAGCAAGCTCCTGGTAGCGCCGGCAGCAAGTCCCGGAGCTTTCCCTGGAATGAGGTCAGCTGACCCAACCAGTACAGATGTATCCAGCATTGGCCGCGCACATATGGCTGGCTTAGCTAAAGATATCCGTCTTGCCATACCTGCCGCTACCGGTATGAGTAAATATCATTTACAGGATTTATTGGTGCGCATCAACAACGCGTTGAACCCGAAATCCTAA
- a CDS encoding carboxymuconolactone decarboxylase family protein produces MKDRINIQKVNSKAYQAMYALENFLNESSLSKTHKELIKIRASQINGCAFCLDMHTRDARKYGETEQRIYTLSAWRDTSFFTEEEKAILALTEEVTLIPTGVSEDTYQRAAELFDEIQLSEILMAIITINSWNRIAISTHLKPALEKA; encoded by the coding sequence ATGAAAGATAGAATCAATATTCAAAAGGTAAACTCTAAAGCCTATCAGGCCATGTATGCACTGGAGAATTTTTTAAATGAAAGTTCCCTTAGTAAAACTCATAAAGAACTGATCAAAATCAGGGCTTCACAAATAAACGGGTGTGCTTTTTGTCTGGATATGCATACCAGAGATGCCAGGAAATACGGGGAAACCGAACAACGTATCTATACCTTAAGTGCCTGGAGAGATACCTCATTTTTTACTGAAGAAGAAAAGGCCATTCTGGCATTGACAGAGGAAGTTACGTTAATCCCAACAGGTGTATCTGAAGACACTTACCAACGCGCTGCGGAATTGTTTGATGAGATCCAGTTGTCGGAAATCCTGATGGCAATCATCACCATTAATTCCTGGAACAGGATTGCGATCAGTACTCATCTGAAACCTGCGTTGGAAAAAGCCTGA
- a CDS encoding Crp/Fnr family transcriptional regulator — translation MYSPLLQHISRYVSLDQNEEALIAQKLKYLQLKKKEIVLSQGKICRSSYFIVKGCLRLYFFNDKGAEQTTQFAIENWWISDYNSLENKVPSEFQIQAVEASEVIAFDKEIQDSLFELVPKLERYFRLILQRAYAASQVRTKINYTMSREAQYHLFSTAFPEFVQRVPQYMLASYLGFTPEFLSKIRARKVKKIS, via the coding sequence ATGTATAGCCCACTTCTACAGCACATCAGCAGGTATGTTTCTTTAGATCAGAACGAAGAAGCCCTCATCGCTCAAAAGCTGAAATACCTGCAACTGAAAAAGAAAGAGATTGTTTTAAGTCAGGGGAAGATTTGCCGCTCCAGTTATTTCATCGTGAAAGGCTGTCTGAGGTTATACTTTTTCAATGATAAAGGAGCAGAACAGACGACTCAGTTTGCGATTGAGAACTGGTGGATCAGTGATTACAACAGTCTGGAGAATAAAGTTCCTTCTGAGTTTCAGATTCAGGCTGTCGAAGCATCTGAAGTGATTGCCTTTGATAAAGAAATACAGGATAGTCTTTTTGAGCTGGTACCTAAACTGGAAAGGTATTTCCGTCTGATCCTGCAACGTGCCTATGCGGCCAGTCAGGTGCGTACAAAAATCAATTATACGATGTCCAGGGAAGCCCAGTATCACCTGTTTAGTACCGCTTTTCCCGAATTCGTCCAGAGGGTACCGCAATACATGCTTGCTTCCTATCTTGGCTTTACCCCGGAGTTTCTGAGTAAAATCAGGGCGAGGAAAGTCAAAAAGATTTCTTAA
- a CDS encoding murein L,D-transpeptidase catalytic domain family protein, translating into MMKYLFGGAGFITMTVAFTMMSREPVTPPTKSVIIPTEDSLYNRHVSDIYRSAHLAESGLTPLVFEKAITGFYNLKKSGQVSADKSILTIADFDLSSTSKRLWIIDLDKKKLLLNTWVAHGQRSGSDKATRFSNLNESFQSSIGFYLTAEVYRGQHGKSLRLDGMDEGFNSNARRRSIVVHGADYVSQGTINALGRLGRSQGCPAVAPELANTVINTIEGGTVLFINVTDHYYTSRYLNEHVAALYAANDTSRLSDERLPDTTMMSI; encoded by the coding sequence ATGATGAAATACCTTTTTGGTGGAGCAGGATTTATTACGATGACAGTTGCCTTCACCATGATGAGCCGGGAGCCGGTAACTCCCCCAACTAAATCAGTTATTATTCCAACTGAAGACAGTTTGTACAACAGGCACGTCAGCGATATTTACCGTTCGGCACATCTTGCTGAAAGCGGATTAACCCCATTAGTTTTTGAAAAAGCCATTACCGGATTTTATAACCTTAAGAAGTCAGGACAGGTGTCTGCGGACAAGTCGATTCTGACAATTGCAGATTTCGACCTGAGCAGTACAAGCAAGCGTCTCTGGATTATTGATCTGGACAAAAAGAAGCTGTTACTCAATACCTGGGTGGCTCATGGACAGCGAAGTGGAAGCGATAAAGCAACCCGCTTTTCCAACCTGAATGAATCCTTTCAAAGCAGTATTGGATTTTACTTAACAGCAGAGGTTTATAGGGGGCAGCATGGAAAGTCTTTACGTCTGGACGGAATGGATGAAGGTTTCAATTCAAATGCCCGCAGAAGGTCTATCGTGGTTCACGGAGCAGATTATGTGAGTCAGGGAACGATTAATGCCCTGGGAAGGCTTGGCCGCAGTCAGGGATGCCCGGCAGTAGCACCGGAATTGGCAAATACCGTAATTAACACCATTGAAGGTGGTACGGTTTTGTTTATCAATGTGACCGATCATTATTATACTTCAAGATATCTGAATGAACATGTTGCGGCACTATATGCAGCCAATGATACCAGCAGACTGAGCGATGAAAGGTTGCCGGATACGACTATGATGAGTATTTAG